A genomic segment from Natator depressus isolate rNatDep1 chromosome 19, rNatDep2.hap1, whole genome shotgun sequence encodes:
- the LOC141974452 gene encoding elongation factor 1-alpha, oocyte form: MGKEKIHINIVVIGHVDSGKSTTTGHLIYKCGGIDKRTIEKFEKEAAEMGKGSFKYAWVLDKLKAERERGITIDISLWKFETTKYYITIIDAPGHRDFIKNMITGTSQADCAVLIVAAGVGEFEAGISKNGQTREHALLAYTLGVKQLIIGVNKMDSTEPPYSGKRYQEITKEVGTYVKKIGYNPASVAFVPISGWHGDNMLEASAKMPWFKGWKITRKDGNAAGTTLMEALDSIIPPSRPINKPLRLPLQDVYKIGGIGTVPVGRVETGFMKAGMVVTFAPTNITTEVKSVEMHHEALAEALPGDNVGFNVKNVSVKDIRRGNVAGDSKNDPPMEAGSFTSQVIILNHPGKIAAGYAPVLDCHTAHIACKFAELKEKIDRRSGKKLEDNPKALKSGDAAIVQMIPGKPMCVESFSDYPPLGRFAVRDMRQTVAVGVIKGVEKKVSAAAKVTKSAVKASKK, from the exons ATGGGAAAAGAGAAAATCCACATCAACATTGTGGTGATTGGCCATGTGGACTCTGGGAAATCAACTACTACTGGGCACCTCATCTACAAGTGTGGGGGCATCGACAAGAGAACCATTGAGAAGTTTGAGAAGGAGGCAGCTGAG ATGGGGAAGGGATCCTTCAAATATGCCTGGGTGCTGGATAAGCTAAAGGCCGAACGGGAGCGTGGGATCACCATTGACATCTCCCTGTGGAAGTTCGAAACCACCAAGTACTACATCACCATCATTGATGCCCCTGGCCACAGAGACTTCATCAAGAACATGATCACCGGCACCTCTCAG GCTGACTGTGCGGTGCTGATTGTGGCAGCTGGGGTGGGAGAGTTTGAAGCTGGCATCTCTAAGAACGGGCAGACCCGGGAGCATGCCCTGCTGGCCTACACGCTGGGGGTGAAGCAACTCATCATTGGGGTGAACAAGATGGACTCCACGGAGCCCCCTTACAGCGGCAAGCGCTACCAGGAGATCACCAAGGAAGTGGGCACCTACGTCAAGAAGATTGGCTACAACCCAGCCTCTGTGGCATTTGTGCCCATTTCTGGCTGGCATGGGGACAACATGTTGGAGGCCAGTGCCAAA ATGCCTTGGTTCAAAGGCTGGAAGATCACTAGGAAGGATGGGAATGCTGCAGGCACCACTCTAATGGAAGCTCTGGATTCCATTATCCCTCCTTCCCGCCCAATTAACAAGCCACTCCGTCTGCCCCTGCAGGATGTCTACAAGATCGGCG GTATCGGAACGGTCCCCGTGGGCCGCGTGGAGACTGGCTTCATGAAGGCTGGCATGGTGGTGACTTTTGCCCCCACCAACATCACCACAGaggtgaaatcagtggaaatgcACCATGAGGCTCTGGCAGAGGCGCTGCCAGGTGATAACGTTGGGTTCAACGTGAAGAACGTGTCTGTGAAAGACATCCGGCGTGGGAATGTGGCCGGAGACAGCAAGAATGACCCTCCCATGGAGGCCGGTAGCTTCACCTCTCAG GTCATCATCCTGAACCACCCAGGCAAGATAGCTGCTGGCTACGCCCCAGTGCTGGATTGCCACACTGCTCACATCGCCTGCAAGTTTGCAGAGCTGAAGGAGAAGATCGACCGCAGGTCTGGCAAGAAGCTGGAGGACAATCCCAAGGCCCTGAAGTCTGGAGATGCTGCCATTGTGCAGATGATTCCTGGCAAACCCATGTGTGTGGAGAGCTTCTCAGACTACCCACCTCTTG GTCGCTTTGCTGTTCGTGACATGAGACAGACGGTGGCTGTGGGTGTGATCAAGGGGGTTGAGAAGAAAGTCAGTGCAGCTGCCAAAGTCACCAAATCAGCTGTGAAGGCCAGTAAGAAATGA